The Calditrichota bacterium genome segment GAATGACTGGGTTTTTAGATGCAAATTGTTCCTGCCTGCCCAGAATCAGGCAGTTAACCACTATCAGCGGCACGTAGGGGCCCAGGGCTTTGCTGATCGCTGGAAATTTTGCCGCTAAAAACAAATCCGCCACAGTGACAAAGGTGGCAATAATCACCGTAAATGTGGCGATTCGTACCTGGTTGGGAATAAGCCGCCGAAAACTGGAAATGACAATTCCCGAAGCGACCACGACAAAAGTTGTTGCCAGTCCCATGGACAGCCCGTTAATTGCTGAATTGGTAACTGCCAGCGTAGGACACATACCCAAAATCTGGCGAAAGACAGGGTTCTCCCGCCAGAGACCTTTGACAAAATCAACATAGAGTTGCCAGGATCTCATGAATTCCCTTTTCAATTTTTTCTGTTTAATGTTGCTTTTATCATGAAATCGAATATTTCGATAATTTAAATGGAGTACTGATTTTGTTGATTTATCACCCTTGCGAAAACACAGGGATCGCGCAAACCGTGGAGCGAATATTTGTTGATTTTTCACTCCACGTTCTGCACTCCATGATTACACCAATGTTCATCCTACTTATCTCCAATTAATCGTGAATGATCATCATTGGTCTAAAAGCAAAAACGACTAATGGTGGTAATGTTGGCCATGCTTTTCTTCTCCGATGTACTTTTCAGGCTCTTTGTCGAATGACATTTTACAATGTGAGCTGCAAAAGTAATAAGACTTGTTTTTATATTCAGCAGTAGCAGTGGCTTCTTTTTCATCCATCATCATGCCGCACACAGGATCTTTAACCATTTTTCTCACCTCCTTTCGGGCAAGTATGAAATTTTATCTTTAGCTGCTAATATTTTCCTAATCCGTTCAATGTCTTTGTTCAGCGTTCTCACCACAGCTCGGGACGAAATCGTGGCGCCAGTAATTGCCCGAATGGCATTAGGCTTGTTAGGTTTTCGGTTCTGGACATACTCGATCTGTGGCAAAACACTTAATCCGACAAACTGCGCCTTAAAATCAGGCTCATCGATCTTTGCGCCCAATCCGGGCGTTTCAATATTTTCCAGCACTTCCAATCCCTTGAGCGTTGTCAATTCCCGATTGATTCCTACCATCATGCGGATTTTTCCCTGGTAACCGCTGCCCTCGGCAATAAAAGCATAATCCGTTGGATTGCCGTCAGCATCAAGACCCTGGTAAATTCCCTCCTTTTCATTGATCACCTGGTAGGAACTGGCATCAGGCAAAACCGTAATTATGGCTGCCTGCAATTCTCGCTGGCGATTTGCTTCAATCAATGGCTGCGCATAGTTAAACATACTCACCAGCGAAACAGCCGAAAATAACCCCACGATGGTCAACACAGCAATCATTTGCGTTACTTTTTTCATTTTGGGTGGCTCCCAAAAATTTTTGGTTTTGTATATTGATCAATGAGCGGGGTGAGTCCGTTCATCAATAAAATGGAGTACATGACCCCCTCGGTGAGCCCGCCAAAGTTTCTGATGAGCACCAACAGCACACCTGCGCCAGCACCGAATACGAGCCGTCCCGTTGGAGTAACAGGAGTGGTTACCATATCGGTCGCCATGAAAAAAGCGCCAAGTACTAACCCGCCTGACAATAGTTGAAACAGCGGATCCGCACATTTTTCTGGCAGAATGAGCCAGAAAAAGCCGCCGACTACGACTACCGTTCCCAGGTAGGCAACGGGAATGCGCCAACCGATAATTCGTTTGTAAAATAAAAATGCCGCGCCGATGAGCAATGCCAGCGCCGATGTTTCGCCCAAAGAACCCGAGATGTTTCCCACAAAAAGCTTGAGATAGGGTGTGTACTGGTGTTGAAATTTCATCACTGCCAGCGGGGTTGCCGTGGTGACCGCATCCAGCGCTTGAGCCGCTAAAGTGCTGGGCGCCGACCAGGTGGTGATGAGCACGGGGAATGACGCCTGCAGAAACGCCCTGCCAATGAGTGCCGGGTTGAAGATATTGTACCCCAACCCGCCAAATATTTGTTTTCCCAGTCCGATCGCTACGACGGCGCCAATGGCTGCTGCCCAGGGCGGAAAAGCTGGCGGCAGTGTCAAAGCCAGCAATAGTCCTGTAATCACTGCGCTGCCGTCTTTCAATGAGACGGGCTTTTTTCTGCCGATATTAAAAAGAAACTCGGTTAACAGCGAGAATGAAACGCAAACCACAATTAATATCAACGCCTTAAAACCGAATAAATATATCGCAGCAGCACTGGCAGGCAATAATGCCCAGATCACATTCCGCATGATCTGAGGAATACCTGTGTCCGCCACAATATGTGGCGACGAAGCAAGAATGAACGAACGGTTATCTGAAGTTGTATTTTGCGTCATTTTGTTTGAGTCGAGTATTTTTGTCTATATGTTTAATTTAGCGAATATTCAGACAATTATAGATACAGAATTGAATTTCCAAATATCAAATCCCAAAATACAAATAAATTTCAATATTCTACCTTTGCGGCGGATGCTTTTTCATCTACAGTCTTCCCGCATACAGGATCTTTTACCCTGTCTTTCACTTCCTCCGGTTATATTTTTTTGGGCAGAAACAAAGCTCCAATCACAAAATAAGCAATGCCCCCAATAATTAACACCCAGTTGTATCCAACGGCGATTGCTATCATAATCGATAATACCGCTCCAACAACTGCAGTTGCTCCATTTAAGCCCCACATCCAGGGGATAATGTCCTGCAGCTTATTTTCTTTTAACAAGCGGATGCCTGTGGGAAACGGAAATCCCATAAAAAATCCAGGCACCAATATCAACAGCATAGTTACGAGCAGTCTGGCGGCCAGGTTCAAATTCAGCATTTTTTCTGTTAATATCGGTAACAAAAGGAGATAGGCGATGATCAATCCGACAATAACAAACGCACTGATCATAATTAATTTCCCGCCCGAAACATTTTTAAACAAACCTGAAAATAAACTTCCCAGTGCCGTTCCCAATAGCAACGAAAACAGCAGCACTGATAATGTCATGGCGGGCTGCCCCAGGTAAATGGTGAATCGCTGGAACAGTGCCAGCTCAATCATCATAAAGCCGATACCCAGCAGTAGAAACAACAGGGCAAAACGAATCCCGTTTTTCTGTTTATCAAAAAGATCCTTTTTTATCCCCTGAAAAGGTACAAAAAAAATGATTCCCAGGATTCCAAGCGAAAGCCAGAATAAAAATCCTAATGGTGGCGGTAGTCCCAGCTCAGTTTTGTAGAAGAAAGGACGATCATCGGTCGGCGGACGCAAGTCGATAGGAGCGCTATTTAACACCTGCTCGAATTCGATTCTGCCCTCTGCCATGGCAACCAGCACATTGTTCATCATGGCGATTTCCTGCAGACCTCGAATATTATCCGATGGGCGCAGGATAACCTGCTGGATGTGGGGAAGAAACATGGTCTCGTTGCTAAACCTAAACGCATGAATGGCCGGGTGAATAACGTTGCTTTCCTCTTTGGTAAATTCTCGTTTTTTTAGAACAAATACGGGCATCATCTGGGGACCTGCCGTCATAATGTGTTTCATGGTTTGCTGGGTATTCAAGCCACGTTCTTGCAATGCTTTAATACTGGTAAATACGAGCTTATAAATTTCTGGCATGTGATGCGCTACTACCACCAGTTGCCCCTCGGGCGTAAGATGGTCGTAATAATCCAGAATCGAACCTGTGGTAAACAGTGTGTTTTCATTCAGGGCGAAACTGTTCAAGCTGCTTCCCGTTTTTGAAATTGGCAGGCTGAGAAAAATAATGTCATATTTTTCCCGAGATCGCTTTAAAAAATACCTGCCTTCTTCAGTGATAACATTAACGCCCGGGTAATTGCTATACAGCCCGCCATTAAAGTTAGCATAATCTTTCACGATAGCCACTGCATTCCGATTAACTTCCACAGCCGTGATTTGTTTGATGCCTGCCTTGAGCAATAATAAAACATCACGTCCCCCGCCAGCGCCGATAGCGACTGCATTATCCTTTTGATCCTGCCTTAAAAATAATAACGGGAAATATCCTGAATAATAATTTAAATATAACAACGCCTGGTTCGTGGTATCGCTAATATCACCATTGAATCGATACATCGGCGTCCCTGCCGCGCCATCAATAAAAATACTCATCGACATGGGATCGTCTTTATCCTGAAGCAGATCCGTTCTGCCAAAAGAGCTCCAGCGGCTGTCGATAATCTTCATGTCTGTCCCAGGTGTTTGCATTACGCGATAGAGATCTTTATTTAAATTCCTGGAAACGGGAACACGAATTGATATTTGAGCGGTCAGATTTAATAGCAGAATAACTGCGGGCACTGCTAAAATACCTGTAAAAATTAATTTGAGAGTGGTGCGAGAAGAACCGGAAAATGTAATAATGAGCGCCGCAATCACCCCCAGCCCTGACGCTAATAGTGCCGTATTCACACCGCCGATGTGATTGATAAAAAATAGGAACGCCAGCGAGCCCAGTGCCGCGCCGATGAGATCGGCAAAGTAGATCTTGCTTGCGACATGCGACCAATCCCGAAATATTTTAGCAAAAAAAGCACCCGCAAAGATAAACGGCAACAGGGCAATAAAAAAGTAAACCAGAATATTGCCCACAACAGGAAGTTGAATAATGGCAACGACAGACGCCGCTGCCAACAGGGCATATCCTGTGGCAATACCTGCTGGGAGCCAGGTTTCTCTTTTCTCGCTGCTGAATTTTCGCTGCCAGTAATGGATAACCAAACCACCGACCCCAAGCCCGAACAACGCCAGCGAAATCACCATAAAGACATAATGATAGGCTAAAATCACTGAAAAAATTCGGGTCAGGGATATCTCAAGAATCAGCACACTGAATGACAGAAAGAAAACGGTCAGGGAAATAAATAGTGACTTTTGTTTCATTGGTATTGCCCCCAGATAAATTTCACCTTTATTAAATCCAGGTTTAACATTAATTTTAAAATCGTTTTTTGTTTTCACCCTGTTCTTTTTGCGGGTGCTGATGTTCCTCACCATGCTCCTCATGATTGTGTCCACCACAGCAGCCCCTACCATGCCCACCGCCACGACGCAGCAAATAAAAAAGCAAACCGAAAACAATAATTATAATAAACGCGTCTGACATTGTTCTCACCTCCCTGAAATTTACGATAAATTACTATACCCCAGGCGTGAAATTATCCACAACAAAACTTATGCCAGAAATTACGATGTTGTTAACCACCAAAATAACAAGAAGTTATTACTTTTAGCCATTATTCATATTTTCAAGGTAAATGTCTGTTTGTAGAATATTCTACAACAATATTCTACAATAACAAAAAGCAGCCCCGGGCAAAATCTTGAGCTGCTTTTATGGTTTTAATCGTGATTTTTAGTAACTATTCAGATACTATCTCAGTTATAGTTTTTTATTTTGTATTGAATCTTTTAAAAATAGTCCCAAACAAATTTTTTTCATACAGGATTTGTAGCCCTGCTTTACGAATATTAGCCGCGGTTTTTCTATTAATATGAACTCCGCTCTGTTTCACGGTAAAATTATTCAACCGATTGAAAAGCCACGCCAGTAACCGATTTTCCGGTAGCACATGCTCCAGCAATATTACCTGTCCGCCTGGTTTTAGCACCCGTTTGATTTCTTTGAACCCGGCAACAGGATCTGGCACAGAACAAAACACAAAAGTAGCGACAACGGCTTCAAACGTAGCATCAGGGAAAGCCAGCCGTTCAGCATCCATCTGGGCAAGAGCAATCCCTTTTGATTGAGCAATGGGTATGGCTTTTGCCATCATCCCCTCGCTCAAATCTATACCGACTACAGTAGCGTTTTCTGGATAATATTTTAAATTTTTCCCTGTTCCCACGCCGATCTCCAGAATCCTTTGTCCGTCGAGATTTTCAAGCAATCGCCTGCGCCAGCGTCTGAACAGGACCAGCTCCATGGGGATTTCGGTTAAATTATAGAATCTGGCATGGCGATTGTATTTTTGCCGGGTTAATTCGGTTTGTTGCATTTATGATTTCCTTATTTTGTTTCAGCAGCCTGAATCATCATTCGAGCTCCCACATCATGACAGGCGATGACCTCATCGGCTCCAGCTTTGCGCATCTTTGGTTCATTGGTCAGGTCTTCAACTTTACAGACAACCTTAAGCTGCGGATTTAGAATTTTAGCTGTCAGTGCCACAAAGACGTTTGATGAATCATCAAAAGTTGCAAAAAGGCTGTTAGCTGTTTTTATGTTAGCGCGTTCCAGCACACTTTCTTCTCGAGCGTCGCCTTCGATTACAGGAATATTCAACTCAACCATTGCCTCCACGCGGGAATTGTTATTCTCAATAACAATGTATGATTTTTTACTCTGCTGTAAATTTCTCACCACTGCTTTTCCCACCATGCCAAAACCGCACACAATTGCATGGTTAGATTTTTCAATTATTTTTTCGGGCAAATTCAATTCCTCCCTGATTCTTTTGCGAACGATCGTTCCAAAAACAGTTTGAATGGCGGACAATGCTGCACCCACTCCTAATAAAATAACCGCAATAGCTAATATTTTCCCGGCTATCGTCTGTGGGGTTATATCGCCATAACCCACCGTGGTTACTGTTACCAGCGTGAAGAAAAAAGAATCCAACAACGAAGTAACATGATCTTCCAAAATCCAGAACCCAAATGTTCCTCCCACAATTACCAGCACCAGGATCAGTATCGTATACTTTAATCTCTCCCACATATTTTACGCTTTTGACCAATTTTAGTTAATTTATATCTTCCACCAATAAATCAAATTCAACCCAATCATAATAAATGCAAATATTATTGGATTTATTAGCTTTTTTCGATAAATGTCAAAATAGCTATTTCTCAATTTTATAATGACAGAAAGTTCAGACACGAATTCCCACAGCGCATGTGAAGCAATTACAATAATCACAATATTTAACCAATCAAATGATCTGTATATCCTCCACTGAATTACAAAGAGCAAAAGCAAATAAATCATAAAAATTGGCATCGTTTGTAGATGGCCGAATTCGTGATCATAAGACAACGTAAGTTTATCTGATTTTGCCAGGCGCGATCTTAAGAACCAATTCACGATTGGCGGATGCGGAATAATAATAATAACGCCGGCTCGATGCAAAATCCCGTTGTTCACTTTTACTTTTCCACTTAAACCAAACCAGGTCTTTACATCTTCTGGCCTGCTTGTTTTATCCCGCAACAATCTATTTGATAATGCATCTGTATTTTTATCTATTCTCATTTCCGCGATCCTTCAATAGCCCAGATCTTTTTTCTTCCGCTATTTTTTATTAATGACCCATCTCTTGAAAAAGAAATTATGAATGGGCACAAAAACCAATCCTGCATAAACGCCCCATAAAAAGCTTTCAACCAAGCCCAGGACAAATCCGCCAAACGTCAGCCATTTAAAAGCTGGAAGAACGTTTTCCAGAAACTGGTGCATGTGAATGCTTTGGGGAGTTATCAGACCATAAATGACGCAGAGAATGAAACTAAACGCTGTAAAAATGCCCAGCGACCAAGTGGTTACTTTTATGTTTAACATAACAATAACTCCTTTATTTGCAGATTGCTACAATTCGTTGAATCAACAACGGAGAACCTCAATGGGTGAATACCTGGTGGATTCATCAATCCGTTGGCAATTCGTTTGATTATGATAAAAAATTTAATGATGGTGTTTATGATCATCCGAGTCATGTTTTGAATGCTGCTGATGATCAGTATCTTTATCGTGATGAGAGCCATGATCATGTCCACCATGAGAACCATGCCCATGACCGAAAAGATGCATCACAATAAATAAGATAAAAATTATTACCCAGAACCAATTTTCTGATAGCCATTCCATTGTTTTACCCTCTTTCATTTGAGTATTTACCAATGGTTATTATTCAATTTACATGCCAAAGTCTTGAATTGTCATAACATCTTAAATATCAATTGGTTCTGCCAAACATTCGATTTCTGTAAATATTTGTGTTTGTAGAATATTCTACAAATCTTATCGTGGTTGTACGATATTGTCAAAGTTATTGGCTAACTTGAATGTCCCGATTTCGGTTTCAATTTGTACCAGTTAAGGTGTTCGTAATAGCTCGACCACAACATGCCGAACGTAAATGCGAATAATAGTTCTTCGATCGGAATGCCTAAAAACACAATCCCTGAAATCGCGGACAACGTCCAGACGCGTTCCACATAGCCTGGATTCAATATATCCAGCAAAAAGAAGTAAACAAAATAGAACAGCAAAAAAATAAGCCCGCCGATCCAGATTTTCAGCTTCAGATCGGGACGGCACCAGAGCGCAGCCAGCCCTGCTAAAAACATGGATAGACTACCGCTGTAGATTGCATTCCAGCCAGTAGCAAAATAAAAAATAAGAAAGAAGACCACAGGCGAAATCAAGGCAAACAAATGAAAGCGATGATGTCGATCATGCCGTTCAGTCCAGTCCATTTTTTCATGTTGGACTTTAAAGATAATATCATACAACACAATGCCCAGTCCGCCAATACCGAAACAAAAGATCAGGCTTTCCAGGTCAAACCCCGTGGTGTGCGCCAGGTTGAACAACGACGGCGGATTCCAGTATTCGGGCACAAAAAGCGGTTCGGTCAAGCCAAACGGCATGGTTAGCAAACTCGCCCAGAGCATTCTCCGCCTGACTTTTTTATAAGAGACAAAAATAATGGACCAGATAACAATCAGTCCCAACGACCAGATAAACCAAATATAGTCTTCAAGCATGGTTGTCCTTTCTGTTTTATAAATTATATTTTAATTAATAAGTTAGCCAATCAAAGCGGAGTCCAATTCTGTGAATTTGAAATTAGAATAAGACTTGCGTAACAGAGTAAAAATCAACACTTGTTAGCCAACAATAGTCCAATCTATTGAATTTCCTTTTACAGAAGTATCTATTTGTTTATCAACGTCAAAGTTAAAAACATTTTCAGGCGCTGTCAGTCGGACGAACATCACTTCCTCGATTCTGCTGATGGGAACTATGGCATCTCCCAGGCCGTTTGTGCCTCTCTGGCTGGACCAATAAACGACACATTTTTCATTATCTTCATTGATGTACCAGCCCAAAAAAATGACCGAGTGTCCGCCGCCTTTTTTCCAGGAAATATTGAGAAAATCTCCCGGGCGCGCATTAATGGGATCGATTTTCTTTCCCATAGCGGAATATTGAACTAAGGCAAAATGGTTCCCGTAGCCGTCTGCGTTCCATTTTCCCCAGAATTTCACATGATCTTCCCGTCTGCCACCGTCAAGTTCCTGCATTCTCAGAGATTCAGAGCTTCATATCTTTCTCCTGACAAAACGTGAGGTCTGTTTTTGAACATCAAATTCAAACTTTCAATGAATGCCGCGTAAGTCGAGCCACTGCAATAGCTCGTTGGTCTTGGCGCTTCCAATAACGGTTTATCGAAAAGTTGAAGGTTATAGCCGATGGGAGACTCGGGCGGATCAGCATGAATGCCGATAAAATAACCGCCACCATCAGGGGCGGTCGATTGCACGATGTCTATGGCGCGTAAAACGTAAACATTGTAGCCGGAAACATATTTGCCAAACACCTCCGCATGTTTGGTATGATAAGTGCCGTTTGAAACATCTTCTTTGTTAAGAAATAGCCAATTCCCGTCATCTTTCGTGACCGTAAAATTTGGATCGTTGGTTTGCTGGCTTTTGTGACAAAAAATGAGTAAGAGAGATAAAAGGATCAGAGGGATGAGTTTTCTCATTGGTTTCTCCTTGATTAATAGGGGACAGGGCTATTTTTTGAAAATTATAGGTGACTTTTTTTAACTTGTGTTCGGGACAATTAAATTAAATGGCTGCCGAAAAAGTGAAAGAATCATTTGAATTAAGTTTTTCAGCAAGCTACTTTATCAAAAAGAGCTTTCGGGTTGCTTTAAATTGACCGGCTTCCAATTTGCAGAAATAGATCCCTGAATTCACCAGTCCGGCGTTCCACACCACTGAATAGCTGCCTGAAGTTTTGAACTCGTCAACAAGAATAGCAATCAACTGACCGGATACATTGTACACGGAAAGAGTAATGTGCTCCGGTTTGCTGATTGAAAATTTTATCGCTGTTGACGAGTTGAATGGATTCGGGTAATTTGGTAATAACTGGAAGCGGTTTACTTTGATGTCCGAAATTTTTTCCATAATTCCTGTCGTTTGGTCAAAGTAAAGGGCTCCCATGTCGGCAACGGATCCATCCGGATCGTGAGCAGAT includes the following:
- a CDS encoding electron transport complex subunit E, yielding MRSWQLYVDFVKGLWRENPVFRQILGMCPTLAVTNSAINGLSMGLATTFVVVASGIVISSFRRLIPNQVRIATFTVIIATFVTVADLFLAAKFPAISKALGPYVPLIVVNCLILGRQEQFASKNPVIRSLADTFGMGLGFTWALILLGSIRELLGSGSIFNVQILGDWFRPWIIMILPAGAFITLGILIGLMNTFSGTVAKSTHHH
- a CDS encoding FMN-binding protein yields the protein MKKVTQMIAVLTIVGLFSAVSLVSMFNYAQPLIEANRQRELQAAIITVLPDASSYQVINEKEGIYQGLDADGNPTDYAFIAEGSGYQGKIRMMVGINRELTTLKGLEVLENIETPGLGAKIDEPDFKAQFVGLSVLPQIEYVQNRKPNKPNAIRAITGATISSRAVVRTLNKDIERIRKILAAKDKISYLPERR
- a CDS encoding RnfABCDGE type electron transport complex subunit D, with protein sequence MTQNTTSDNRSFILASSPHIVADTGIPQIMRNVIWALLPASAAAIYLFGFKALILIVVCVSFSLLTEFLFNIGRKKPVSLKDGSAVITGLLLALTLPPAFPPWAAAIGAVVAIGLGKQIFGGLGYNIFNPALIGRAFLQASFPVLITTWSAPSTLAAQALDAVTTATPLAVMKFQHQYTPYLKLFVGNISGSLGETSALALLIGAAFLFYKRIIGWRIPVAYLGTVVVVGGFFWLILPEKCADPLFQLLSGGLVLGAFFMATDMVTTPVTPTGRLVFGAGAGVLLVLIRNFGGLTEGVMYSILLMNGLTPLIDQYTKPKIFGSHPK
- a CDS encoding YHS domain-containing protein, producing the protein MVKDPVCGMMMDEKEATATAEYKNKSYYFCSSHCKMSFDKEPEKYIGEEKHGQHYHH
- a CDS encoding class I SAM-dependent methyltransferase, producing MQQTELTRQKYNRHARFYNLTEIPMELVLFRRWRRRLLENLDGQRILEIGVGTGKNLKYYPENATVVGIDLSEGMMAKAIPIAQSKGIALAQMDAERLAFPDATFEAVVATFVFCSVPDPVAGFKEIKRVLKPGGQVILLEHVLPENRLLAWLFNRLNNFTVKQSGVHINRKTAANIRKAGLQILYEKNLFGTIFKRFNTK
- a CDS encoding potassium channel family protein, translating into MWERLKYTILILVLVIVGGTFGFWILEDHVTSLLDSFFFTLVTVTTVGYGDITPQTIAGKILAIAVILLGVGAALSAIQTVFGTIVRKRIREELNLPEKIIEKSNHAIVCGFGMVGKAVVRNLQQSKKSYIVIENNNSRVEAMVELNIPVIEGDAREESVLERANIKTANSLFATFDDSSNVFVALTAKILNPQLKVVCKVEDLTNEPKMRKAGADEVIACHDVGARMMIQAAETK